A portion of the Luxibacter massiliensis genome contains these proteins:
- a CDS encoding helix-turn-helix domain-containing protein: MKPIKELYHSMLSDGGFYLDNEHKEPYKEFTCYTLSVEKGQGHFWVYFYENMFEITIRDFLFYDDFMLECPEHEFLSVTYYTSVSGEEFRPYCQLSPNSLQAQIGQSDKVYQAIYHKNIPLQSISFTIMPKFYQQYLRERFPGEYIDPSEAFRRMQIGTDFPELIAILKQIEGYRGTGLTAKMFYEGKILEAVSLIMEKARSNLEKKNKLHLTEQNQDNLSAVAAYLDNHYTFSVPIERLCRISFMGQTKLKAAFKECFGCTLYDYILQKRVGQAQHLLLVTDLSIAEIAQAVGYDRSESFAKQFQRVTGLLPREYRKLIKK; this comes from the coding sequence ATGAAACCAATAAAAGAGCTATATCACTCTATGCTTTCGGACGGCGGCTTTTACTTAGATAATGAACACAAAGAGCCTTACAAAGAGTTTACCTGCTATACTTTAAGCGTAGAAAAAGGGCAAGGTCACTTTTGGGTTTATTTTTATGAAAACATGTTTGAAATTACAATCCGTGACTTTCTTTTTTATGATGATTTTATGTTAGAATGTCCGGAACATGAATTTCTGTCTGTGACCTACTATACCTCTGTATCTGGTGAAGAGTTCCGCCCTTATTGCCAGCTTTCGCCCAATAGCCTGCAAGCGCAGATTGGGCAAAGTGATAAGGTATATCAGGCGATCTATCACAAAAACATTCCGCTGCAAAGTATCAGCTTTACGATCATGCCGAAATTCTATCAACAATATTTACGAGAAAGATTTCCAGGAGAATATATTGATCCCAGCGAGGCATTTCGCAGAATGCAAATAGGAACTGATTTTCCTGAACTAATCGCCATATTAAAACAAATTGAGGGTTATCGGGGAACTGGTCTTACAGCCAAGATGTTTTATGAGGGGAAAATTTTAGAAGCAGTATCTCTGATTATGGAGAAGGCACGGAGTAATCTAGAGAAGAAAAACAAGTTACACTTAACAGAACAAAATCAAGATAATCTTTCCGCAGTCGCAGCTTATTTGGATAACCATTATACCTTTTCAGTGCCTATCGAGAGATTGTGCCGGATTTCATTCATGGGGCAGACCAAGTTAAAAGCTGCATTTAAGGAATGTTTTGGCTGTACACTTTATGATTACATTTTACAAAAAAGAGTAGGGCAAGCACAACATTTATTGCTTGTTACGGATTTGAGCATTGCTGAAATTGCACAGGCAGTTGGGTATGACCGATCTGAAAGTTTTGCAAAACAGTTTCAACGTGTTACTGGTTTATTGCCAAGAGAATATAGGAAATTAATAAAGAAGTGA